A portion of the Betta splendens chromosome 2, fBetSpl5.4, whole genome shotgun sequence genome contains these proteins:
- the LOC114842314 gene encoding nck-associated protein 5-like isoform X4, which yields MSQFGDRAIATLSGRIQNAPLLELLVEYMDANKCVDELLKQLEEERRNVRREKLAVARLQREVARSKSEGTMREKLIHELEEERRLRLESEKRLREVTEESELGRMQMVSLQQQFSRMEETVRSLLQNQGILEQTAVDTVDIMQAYKQDKLTEEVHKQHDGPAENGSPQAAQPLADADPDAGQAEEDGDKTKVLLERLKALEEKNSVLASENESQREQYERCLDEVANQVVQALLTQKDLREECLKLRTRVFDLEQQNRALSVLFQQRIKPASDLLLQKLHSRIMDLSAADLLLEPERSKAFLLSRNTDSPSNEVQLNGKAGLPVAKCLSQLSLAVPAPVYPRSSCSSSELSLSSACSEYSSGSYTWNDGRSCGKMASLTWEKRLSLGSSAPSNICASLEEQLPTRHKESHILEGLRKLQRRKHRSHSASAKVPKSGYKDCMNSNEGIYSLGIKSSSKGVSKPMHVGRIPAAGRKKFSYDSDDADDELAHSSRGDNIPTKDTWFYCTRRSHSISDSLCSWEGVQDNADGGDSSSGIAVTKQPSGYDSKERPEKLMSFINSLLPQGGRTSAFSKPIKLHLNPPDLEGPNHLGDVDDPEELNSESSDIQMPFTQPPEQAEKDSKRLSRDAAKLILQQCLGRDQVRTQSADGRPRPFSLIKEPRGAKCTQSEESILAIFDAEGEPIELCPQKLGSDTKAQGGQVGCAYAAPQDRPTRQRSGNAKNYAILESPEKPSEYQIGTGKTGNSREGSAERLSMQLTPQRKLIKPPNSRTNKGHCILPMNDSAGPKSSASKIPGRNKPLGSPLRLSKGSTTEPSISGNSGLSGQDKSPSSPSVKMSRFIKTSGNSSQSPKAVSSKLPNKAEWSRASNSPHLSRRTLEYADSGEQPTRDKHCETSKNKLRSPSPPPPPGRSTSLLIRPNYEGSPQAHKPAVAQPTTVRGPPPSYHTSLLPNMQSTLPIKDKDCLELDAGYGTALAPQKLVDKTSQHLQKSPAMTQTSTKGTSKRIITKDYLPSANSGCAPEPENAPNSSKNVPPPYSALRGSSIQISTHEIVHQTVQKTPISLPLSLQDPTHTKTEVQNGKTVVSPPNSAMMSPTSVEKASKTRIPMGFKAFLKSPPSHKNSPSIPGKQEKDHINSVSKETVTSNASTQCDSVQQVYNIDSPPKMSVTEGKGEAQCRLLEEEGHTAVLPQEGGVCNKGKRGSQLFSRSISVTTKPHLKPALGTNGAKARSQSFSANYIEKPNINGLDGPGKIRTQIITNSVERGNSLSRQSSLEVPSFGLAESPFHSPRTRLSHYGGMTCSNSHNILPERTIKSGSKGEGLQVTMKEETITSPSQKEVRNLLISDKIGLNNIHKTAKGVSNPQFQPPTSSCVHNTDNLTRDMGGIAASTNESDFSREVKTQTDSPNKPPDTEEKKISPTACTIEEKVMMGIEENVQKCQEQEKVAANEAKQKTGPSLANWFGLRKSKLPALSGKKADSPKGKEEKKELKIGSVLGGKQKKDKKKNDNQQRDSQEVQNLSEVNNKLSSIMDHCNNQMGQIASQIQCTTAFIGKDQFVKELLGRTALKGNCVAATPPGISTPRKHGEMKGDMEICSDTATLLVTQKINLKAENEEGHIPDSACQDHMIGSSCQMRTLDSGIGTFPLPDSVNRVASRHISACEPSPDGATTGSSELHRAAPQSSYPDPSQPDVKVPFLSKTRLRPPKSMGHSLSDPSVTCSSHIQDAQSRLPKLAASDVIRTKRLSLGSPCSIISTEETEAERQMNYKDHYMHSERALRVCTYSGSSSETETEREGTGSTLASPQRTLIHRAKRSDSADQNEETLKRSSVEKSLSIMDYYQHDVFHLEKETRRISQYNLLHEDAPLDGKAGDRLSKEIALEKTPVSGKQQVCLDFSLESLNKLNHSSGSLYQDTALGSHANAGRSVEDCCNEPSSSSFSGKAGADPVGSLSDSLYDSFSSCTSHGSNDV from the exons CGTGAAAAGCTGATCCACGAGCTAGAGGAAGAACGACGCCTGCGACTGGAGAGCGAGAAGCGTCTCCGGGAAGTGACAGAGGAGTCCGAGCTGGGACGAATGCAGATggtttcactgcagcagcaattCTCCAG GATGGAAGAGACGGTGCGGTCGCTGCTGCAGAATCAGGGCATCCTGGAGCAGACCGCTGTGGACACAGTGGACATCATGCAGGCCTACAAG CAGGATAAACTCACAGAGGAAGTGCACAAACAGCACGACGGCCCTGCAGAGAATGGCTCCCCACAGGCCGCTCAGCCACTGGCGGATGCTGATCCCGATGCCGGCCAAGCTGAAGAGGACGGGGACAAAACCAAAGTCCTGCTGGAGCGCCTCAAGGCCCTGGAG GAGAAGAATTCTGTCCTGGCCTCGGAGAACGAGAGCCAGAGGGAGCAGTATGAGCGCTGTCTAGACGAG GTTGCCAATCAAGTTGTGCAGGCGCTGCTAACCCAGAAG GATCTGAGAGAGGAATGTCTGAAGCTTCGGACCAGAGTGTTCGACCTCGAACAGCAGAATCGGGCTCTTAGCGTCTTGTTCCAGCAGAGAATCAAGCCTGCATcagacctgctcctccag AAACTCCACTCTCGCATCATGGATTTGTCTGCTGCAGATTTGCTTCTGGAGCCAGAGAGAAGCAAGGCCTTCCTGCTTTCCAGAAATACTGATTCACCTTCTAAT GAGGTTCAGCTGAATGGTAAAGCAGGTCTCCCTGTGGCCAAATGCCTAAGCCAGCTGAGCCTTGCGGTCCCAGCGCCCGTTTACCCGCGCAGCAGCTGTAGCAGTAGCGAGTTGTCTCTGTCAAGTGCATGTAGTGAATACTCCAGCGGCTCATACACGTGGAATGACGGACGCTCCTGTGGGAAAATG GCTTCTCTGACCTGGGAGAAGAGGCTGAGTTTGGGTTCGTCAGCCCCCAGTAATATCTGTGCCTcattggaggagcagctgcccACAAGGCACAAGGAGAGCCATATCCTAGAGGGACTGCGGAAACTccagaggaggaaacacagaAGCCACTCTGCTTCGGCCAAGGTCCCCAAGTCAGGCTACAAAGACTGCATGAACTCAAATGAGGGCATCTACTCCCTGGGGATCAAGAGCAGCAGTAAAGGGGTGTCCAAACCTATGCATGTGGGAAGAATTCCAGCTGCTGGACGCAAGAAGTTCTCCTACGATTCTGATGATGCAGATGATGAACTGGCACATTCCAGTCGTGGAGATAACATCCCCACCAAGGACACCTGGTTTTACTGTACGAGGCGCTCTCACAGTATCTCAGACAGTTTATGCAGCTGGGAAGGGGTACAGGACAATGCAGATGGAGGTGATAGTAGCTCAGGTATTGCAGTTACTAAACAACCATCTGGTTATGACTCTAAAGAGCGTCCTGAGAAACTCATGAGTTTCATTAACAGTCTTCTTCCTCAGGGGGGGCGGACATCAGCGTTTAGTAAACCAATCAAACTGCACTTAAATCCCCCTGATCTGGAGGGGCCCAATCACCTCGGTGATGTGGATGACCCAGAGGAGCTCAACTCTGAATCCAGTGACATTCAAATGCCCTTCACCCAGCCACCAGAGCAAGCTGAAAAAGACTCCAAGAGACTGTCTAGGGATGCTGCCAAGCTGATTTTACAACAGTGCTTGGGAAGGGATCAGGTTCGCACCCAGTCTGCTGATGGGAGGCCCAGGCCTTTCAGCTTAATTAAGGAACCCAGAGGGGCCAAATGTACTCAGTCTGAGGAAAGCATTTTGGCAATATTTGATGCAGAAGGAGAGCCTATTGAGCTTTGTCCACAAAAGCTTGGGTCAGATACCAAGGCTCAAGGTGGCCAGGTAGGTTGTGCTTATGCAGCGCCACAGGACAGGCCAACAAGGCAGAGGTCAGGAAATGCAAAAAACTACGCCATTCTTGAATCTCCAGAGAAGCCATCTGAATATCAAATAGGAACTGGCAAGACTGGCAACAGCAGAGAGGGCAGTGCAGAACGACTGTCAATGCAGTTGACACCACAAAGAAAACTAATAAAACCACCAAACAGTCGAACTAATAAAGGACATTGTATTCTTCCCATGAATGATTCTGCAGGTCCTAAATCCAGTGCTTCAAAGATACCTGGTCGGAACAAACCGTTAGGATCCCCACTGAGATTATCTAAAGGATCCACGACTGAACCAAGTATCAGTGGGAACTCAGGACTCTCAGGCCAAGATAAATCCCCCTCTTCTCCCTCAGTTAAAATGTCCAGGTTCATCAAGACATCAGGAAACAGCTCACAGAGCCCAAAGGCAGTCAGCTCCAAGCTTCCCAACAAGGCTGAATGGAGTAGGGCCTCTAATTCCCCTCACCTGTCAAGGAGAACCCTAGAGTATGCCGACAGTGGTGAACAGCCAACCAGAGACAAACACTGTGAaaccagcaaaaacaaactcaggtccccttctcctcccccgCCCCCAGGGCGCTCCACCTCCTTACTGATCAGACCAAATTATGAAGGGTCACCTCAAGCACATAAACCAGCAGTGGCTCAGCCAACCACTGTGAGAGGCCCTCCCCCAAGTTATCACACTTCACTTTTACCAAATATGCAAAGTACACTACCCATTAAGGATAAAGACTGTTTAGAGTTGGACGCAGGGTATGGGACTGCACTTGCACCTCAAAAACTGGTTGATAAAACCAGTCAGCACCTTCAGAAGTCCCCTGCCATGACACAGACATCTACTAAAGGCACTTCCAAGCGTATAATCACGAAAGACTACCTCCCTTCTGCTAACTCAGGGTGTGCTCCAGAACCTGAAAATGCACCTAACAGCTCCAAGAATGTTCCTCCTCCCTACAGTGCCCTCAGAGGGTCTTCAATTCAAATCTCTACCCATGAAATCGTCCACCAGACAGTACAGAAGACCCCAATTAGTTTGCCATTATCGCTTCAAGACCCCACTCATACTAAAACAGAGGTGCAAAATGGTAAAACTGTAGTCAGCCCACCCAACTCAGCTATGATGTCACCCACCTCAGTGGAAAAAGCCTCAAAGACTCGTATCCCAATGGGGtttaaagcatttttaaaaTCTCCCCCTAGCCATAAAAATAGTCCTTCTATACCGGGCAAGCAAGAAAAGGATCATATCAACTCGGTCTCCAAGGAGACAGTGACTTCAAATGCTTCTACACAATGTGACAGCGTGCAGCAAGTGTACAATATTGATTCACCACCCAAGATGTCCGTTACAGAGGGTAAAGGTGAGGCCCAGTGTAGGTTACTGGAAgaggaaggacacacagctgtaTTACCACAGGAGGGGGGTGTTTGCAATAAGGGGAAAAGAGGTAGTCAGCTTTTTTCAAGATCCATATCTGTTACTACTAAACCTCATCTAAAGCCTGCCTTGGGTACGAATGGGGCCAAAGCCCGTAGTCAGAGCTTTAGTGCCAATTACATAGAGAAACCCAACATTAATGGCCTTGACGGACCAGGCAAAATTAGAACCCAGATCATCACCAACTCGGTGGAAAGGGGCAACTCCCTGTCAAGACAAAGTTCTTTGGAGGTACCCAGCTTTGGGTTAGCTGAGAGCCCTTTTCACTCTCCTAGGACCAGGCTCAGCCACTATGGAGGCATGACATGCTCAAACAGTCACAATATCCTCCCTGAGAGAACCATTAAATCGGGTTCTAAAGGTGAGGGGTTGCAAGTTACAATGAAGGAAGAGACAATTACATCACCTTCTCAGAAAGAAGTGCGTAACTTACTCATCAGTGACAAGATCGGTTTGAACAACATTCATAAGACAGCAAAAGGTGTCTCTAATCCTCAGTTCCAGCCTCCAACCTCGTCTTGTGTCCATAACACCGACAACCTAACACGAGACATGGGAGGCATAGCAGCCAGTACTAATGAGTCAGACTTTAGCAGGGAAGTCAAAACCCAGACAGACTCTCCAAACAAACCCCCAGATACGGAGGAGAAAAAAATCAGCCCCACAGCCTGCACTATTGAAGAGAAGGTCATGATGGGAATCGAAGAGAATGTGCAGAAATGTCAAGAACAGGAGAAGGTCGCTGCCAACGAGGCCAAACAGAAGACAGGCCCCTCTCTGGCAAACTGGTTCGGCCTCCGTAAGAGCAAACTCCCGGCTCTGAGTGGGAAGAAAGCAGATTCCCCCAaggggaaagaggagaagaaagagctCAAGATTGGATCAGTGCTTGGTGGCAAGCAGAAGAAagataagaagaaaaatgataaccagcagagagacagtcaaGAGGTGCAGAATCTGTCTGAGGTGAACAACAAGCTGAGCTCCATCATGGACCACTGCAACAATCAGATGGGTCAAATTGCCAGTCAGATCCAGTGTACGACAGCCTTTATCGGCAAAGACCAGTTTGTCAAAGAACTTCTTGGCAG GACGGCGCTGAAGGGTAACTGTGTGGCCGCAACGCCGCCTGGGATCTCCACGCCGAGGAAACATGGCGAAATGAAGGGAGACATGGAGATCTGTTCAGATACTGCT ACCCTTTTGGTGACTCAGAAGATCAACCTGAAGGCTGAAAATGAAGAGGGACACATCCCAGATTCAGCTTGTCAAGATCACATGATTG GCTCCAGCTGTCAGATGAGAACCCTAGACAGCGGGATCGGCACCTTCCCTCTCCCTGATTCCGTCAACCGGGTCGCTAGTCGTCACATTTCTGCATGTGAACCCAGCCCCGATGGGGCGACCACTGGCTCCTCTGAGCTCCATCGGGCAGCTCCTCAGTCTTCCTACCCCGATCCCTCGCAACCTGATGTGAAAGTGCCTTTCCTCTCAAAAACCCGCCTACGTCCTCCTAAAAGCATGGGTCACTCCCTATCTGACCCctctgtgacctgcagcagccacattcAGGATGCCCAGAGCCGACTGCCCAAACTAGCAGCTTCAG ATGTTATCAGGACAAAGAGGTTGAGCCTGGGGTCCCCATGCAGCATCATCTCCACAGAGGAGACGGAAGCAGAGAGGCAGATGAACTACAAGGACCACTATATGCACAGT GAAAGAGCCCTGCGAGTGTGCACATATTCAGGAAGCAGCAGTGAAACAGAGACCGAACGTGAGGGAACCGGAAGCACTTTGGCCTCGCCACAGAGGACGCTGATCCACAGAGCCAAGAGGAGTGATTCAG CAGACCAGAATGAGGAGACCCTGAAGAGAAGCAGTGTGGAGAAATCCCTGTCAATCATGGACTACTACCAACACGATGTGTTTCATCTGGAGAAGGAGACCAGGAGGATTTCCCAGTACAATCTGCTGCACGAGGATGCGCCTCTGGATGGCAAAGCAGGAGACAGACTCAGT AAGGAGATTGCTCTGGAGAAGACGCCGGTCAGTGGAAAGCAGCAGGTCTGTCTCGACTTCTCTTTAGAGTCCCTGAACAAGCTGAATCACAGCAGCGGCAGCCTCTACCAGGACACAGCGCTGGGAAGCCACGCCAATGCTGGGAGGAGCGTGGAGGACTGCTGCAATGAgccgtcctcctccagcttctccggCAAAGCTGGGGCCGACCCTGTGGGCTCCCTGAGCGACTCGCTGTACgacagcttctcctcctgcaccaGCCACGGCTCCAACGACGTCTAG